GCTGCGCAGGCCGATAATAACAGCATCGCCAAAGCTAGCATAACCAGCGGTAATGCGGGTTTGCTACATTTATTCATATGTAACGTCTCCTCTTTCATTCACAGTTTTATCTTACCTTATCGAATCACCATTCTGCCTGTTAATGTCATAGATGGTCTCCACCTCTAAGAGAATCCGGTAAAAAGGTAATACTCGGTTTCCCGGTTTTCGGATGAATGCGAATTTCTGTTTCCACCCCGAATACACTGCGTAGCAGGTCAGGCTGAAGCACATTCTCTGTTATGCCGGAGGCTACCACCTTGCCTTCTTTTAATACATACAATCGGTCACAATAACATGCCGCCAAATTTAAATCATGCAGTGCAGCTAAAGCAGTGATCTGAAGTGTTTTGACCAAATCGAGAATTTGCAGCTGATACCGGATATCAAGATGATTCGTCGGCTCGTCCAAAATGAGAAATTTCGCTTGTCCGGCCAAAGCCCTGGCGATCAATACCCGTTGCTTTTCACCGCCCGACAGGGTAGCAAACCCCTGATCCGCTTGAGCATTCATGCCTACCCGCTCCAGCGCCTGCTCAACCAGCTCATGATCGAAGACAGTATCTGCTTCCAGCAGTTTCTTATGAGGATGGCGGCCCATCAGGACGATGTCCCGTACTGAAAAATCAAACGTTTGGGGCGCATCCTGACTCACCACTGCCATTTGTCGCGCCGTCTCTTTGTACTTCATCCGCAATAAATCCTGGCCATCCAGCGTCACCAAACCACTGTCAGGCCTTAACACCCGATACATATTCTTAAGCAACGTAGATTTGCCGCTGCCATTCGGACCGATCAGCCCGACCAGCTCTCCTGTTTTCACTTGGAGACTGATGCCGTCGATCAACCGTTTATCGTGAATACTGAAGGTCACGCATTCGACTTCTATATTCATTTTTCACCTCCAAACGAGTAGGAACTGCGCCGCAGCAGCCACACAAAAAAGGGTCCGCCACACACAGCCGTTACAATACCAATCGGCAGCTCTTGTGGAGCCAGCACGAGCCGGGCACATACGTCTGCCCACACGACAAAGATAGCTCCCGAAAGCAGGCTGACGGGCAGGACACGTCGATGATCCGATCCCACTATTAGCCTAACGATGTGTGGAATCATAAGCCCAACAAAACCAATCGAGCCACTCACTGATACGACTGCCCCGGTTAAAAGGGAAGCGACAACAACCAATAATACACGGAACGCCTGCACGTTCACACCGAGCGTTACGGCGGCTTCTTCTCCTGTCAGCAAAGCATTCAATGAGCGGCATCGGGTCAAAAGGACAGCCGTTCCCACGGCTATAATAAGGCTTGGAATGAAAAGCGTATCCCATTGAGCGCCTGCCAGACTTCCCATCATCCAATACATCGCGTCACGGATGCCTTTTTCATTCGGGGCCATCGTAACGATAAAGCTAGTCACAGCCGACAGCATCATAGATACCGCCACCCCTGCCAACAGCAAGCGGGTCGTCGATATCCGTCCGGCCACACGAGCTAACGCAAACACCATAAGCATCGCAGCTAGAGAGCCTATAAAAGCAGATATGGGCAGTGTAAGTCGTCCCAAAAATCCAAAAGCTCCAAACACAATAACTAACGTCGCAGTCACTGAAGCACCTGACGAGACTCCTAGAATATAGGGGTCCGCTAACGAATTGCGAATTAATGCCTGTATAGCCGCTCCGGTAACAGCAAGTCCTGCTCCCACGACAACACCTAGCAGCACACGCGGAAAGCGAATTTCCCAGACGATATATTGCTCTGGTTTGGTCCATGTCACGGGTATCCACTGATCCAGCCAGGGCAGATGGGACAGCGCAATTCGCCATACTGTCCCTGGGGCGACAGCCACAGGACCCAGCATGACCGCAAGTGTAACTGACAGCACCAGTCCCGCAGTTAATAACAGCAGAATTGTTGTAAATCTCCATGGAGGCTTCCCTGCTAGATCAGCTCGAGAATGAGGCTTGGATGAATAAACGCTATTTGTTCTCGAAATCATGAACTAGCCAGTGGCTTTGCAGCCGCTTCAAGCTTTTTCAATCGTTCCCCGATCTCAGAAGCAGAGAAATTCTCGCCCATGATCACCGCTACATCGTTCACTGGCTTTTGCGGTCGGATCGGGATGATTTCCAGCTCACGATAGGCAAATTGAAACATCATCTGGCCCTCCGATTCCAAAAATCGCACGATTCCTTTGGCCCGGTAAATTTCAGCAGGCAAACTGCGGAACAACTGTTCAAACTCGAAGCGTGACACAGGTTGTCCAAAAAAATACGTATGAACAACTACATGGTCGTAGGAATGATAATGCTCTCCGTGTTCATGTTCATGGTCGTGATGCTCGGGCTCATGATAGTCATGAGGATGATGGCCTGTATGATCATCATGACCATACGTGTGAAAATGAGCTTCCGCATGCTGATGATCATTCGCGATATCGACTGTGGACTCCTTTTGCCGTGAAACATCCATCCGTTTCTCTCCTTGAATGGAGAAAAAGGCACCCAAATCTACGTCACTACGCTCCGTGCTTACAGTCAAAGCATAAGGATTTAATTCTTTTACAAGGGCCTGTACTTTTTGCAATTCTCCCGCAGCCAATAAATCAGTCTTGTTAATAATCAGTTTGGAAGCACATCGCAGCTGATCCTGCATCAAACGAAACGACTTGCTTCTCTCACTACCCAAGGAGAAATCCAGAAATTGACGCGCATCCACGACCGTGATAACAGATTGTAAAACCATAGAAGAATATATGGAGGCATCTGTCACTGCATCTACAATCTCCATTGGATTAGCCACTCCGGTACATTCTACAATAATCACATCTGGCTTATATTCCTCGGCAAGATTCATGAGCTCGACGCCCAAATCTCCGCGAATGGTACAGCATATACAGCCACTGAGCATTTCCTTCATGGGGGCTTGGTCGTTCACCAAACTGCCGTCCAGATTAACATCACCCAACTCATTCATCAGAATAGCTGGCTTGAGCCCCTGCTCCTTGTAGTAAGCCAGCGCATGCTGAAGAAGAGTTGTTTTCCCGCTGCCCAAAAATCCGGATAAAACAACAATCGGTATCATATAATCCTCCTTGTCTTTACAACACTAATATGGATCGTACCGTAAAAGTTTTCTTCTTGCAATCATTTATCGGATTTTAATCGTAATAATTACTATTAACAAACATAAATATATATGACCACGCTTTGAATTGTCAATATAGGAGGTGATTCAAGCATAATCCTGCGGCATGATTGTCCCAACACAGGCATAGGATGTAGATAAGAACCCTTATTCCCAAGGAGATGTGGAATGAAAAACAGTACGCTGTTGAAGATGCTGCCTTTTATGATTCCGTTTGCCTTTCTCATCCCTGTGCTTATTACGCTATCTCCTCAGTGGCTTCGTTTGTTAGATATAGGGCAGCTGCAGTCATTAAAGACGGTATTTATGGGTATTTTTCTGGAGGCTGTTCCGTTTCTCCTGATCGGTGTGCTTGTTTCATCCCTTTTACAGTGGCTTGTACCGGAGACATGGATTCGTAAAATAGCGCCTGCCCATCCTGTGTCGGGTGTCCTGCTCGCCTCCTTGCTAGGTATGCTGTTTCCCATCTGTGAGTGCGGCATGATCCCTGTCGTTCGCCAATTAATGCTCAAGGGAATGCCTGCCTATATGGGTATCACTTTTATCTTAAGCGGACCTATTATCAACCCCGTAGTACTGGCTGCGACGATGATGGCTTTCCCTTCCCATCCTGAGGTCACTGTCGTTCGAATGGGTTTGGCATTTGTCGTTTCCGCGACCATCGGATTGATCATATATGCCTTTGTGCGTGTGCATCCGCTCAAACGGTCTTTGCTCTCTTTTAACCAGCAAAAGCAGAACAATCAGACTCATCGGCATAACCGCACATGGCGGGGATTTTTTGTACATGCTGGCGACGAGTTTTTGGACATGAGTAAATATCTCGTTATCGGCGCATTATTGACAGCTTGCATCCAAGCCTTTATCCCACGTGACGAAATGCTTTCGTTAAGCAATGGAACGGCTGGCTCGTACGCCTTTATGATGGGCTTTGCCTACGTGCTATCGCTATGTTCCACCTCTGATGCCTTTGTAGCTACTGCTTTTTCACATACCTTTACACTGGGTCCGCTGGCAGCCTTTCTTGTACTCGGCCCGATGCTTGATTTCAAAGGCACACTCATGCTGCTCAGCACCTTTCGCACCAAATTTGTCGTGATCTTGGGCTTGCTCATTATTTTACTCGTCCTGATGGGATCTATAGCTACTGAATGGTTATTGGGGAGGTAAAAACAAACGTGAATTCAACCTTTAGCATCCGCTGTCAATATGGCATGCGCTCCTTGCTCATGATCGGATTAGCTGCATACATCATCACATTACATCGCACAAGTGCACTTCATTACTACTTGGCTCCGCACATGCAAAAGCTGCTTTTACTCTGTCCTGTGCCACTCATATTCATCGCTTTGGCGATGGCATGGCACGTAATCGTGGGAAGCCGGGATGGTGAAGATGTATGCGATTGCGAACATCCTTTACCGCAAAGCTGGTTCAAAAAAACTCTCGTATATGGAATGCTGCTCATTCCGTTGCTGTTCGGATCACTGCTGCCCAATCAGGCGCTTGGCAGTGATATGGCAGCCAAAAAAGGTATGTCCTTCACCTATCCCAACCCGGATATCCGACGAAAAACAGACATACAAACCACGAACACACCCGCAGCCTCCCTTTTATCCACTCCATCTTTCACACCAACTTCGCTCCCTCTAAAGGGAAAATGGAGTCAGGAAGCGCTGGATAAGCTGTTCGTTCCGCCCGATGAGTACAATGTAGAATTCGCCGAGCTGGCGAAACGTCTGTATCAGCAACCCATTATACAGATCCATCCGGAGATTTTTTCCGAAACTATAGGAGCGATCGAACTGTATAAACACGCTTTTCAAGGAAAAAAAGTACAGGTGACCGGCTTTGTCTATAAAGACGACAATCTACCGGGTAAAGGTCTATTTGCAGTAGGAAGGTTCCTCGTTATGTGCTGTACTGCCGATGCCATGCCATTCGGGATTATCGTCCAATCCCAGAACCCTCCGTCCTTTGACAAGGATACCTGGGTGACTATTGAAGGAACACTGCATGCAACGCAAAAGGATAATGCACCCGTACTTGAAATTCGATCCGATAAAATAACGACTGTCAAGCAGCCAGAATCCCCTTATGTCTATACCCAAGCAGACTCGGTAGCAACCTATGATCGCTTGAATACGGCACACTAAACCCGCCAAGGAGGAAAAATGATGAACAAAGTTCCTGTTATATTAATCAGTGGTTTTCTTGGAAGCGGCAAAACGACACTACTTTTGCGGCTGTTAGCCTATACTCGTCAGATTCCTCTTCGTGCTGCTGTTTTAATGAACGAAATGGGCGAATATGATGTAGACAGCGCTATTATTTCAGAGGAAATGCCTGACGTAACAGTGGAAGGACTGCTAGAGGGGTGCATTTGTTGCAGCAAAAGAAATGAGCTGGCTGGCGCACTGCACACCCTGCTCAGCCAAGAGCCGGATGTGATCTTCATGGAGACCACCGGAGTAGCCAACCCCGAGCAGGTGTTGGAGGAACTTCGCTCTCCACTGCTGGCAGATCGGCTGTATCTGGTTCACGGCATCAGTGTGGTGGATGCTGAGCTGTTCCATGAATACAACAGCCGCTTCACTGCAGACAAGGAGCTGGTTCGGACTCTGCACGGACAGCTTCGCTCCGCCGAATTTATTGTTGTGAACAAAACGGATGTCGCAAGTAGCCGTGAAGTGGCTAAGGTCGTCAAGAACATCCGCAAGCTCAACGATACGGCCAAGTTGCAAACTACTGAGTATAGCCGCATTGACCTTGAACCACTGCTGGAACCTGTCCTGACCTCCGTATGGGTTGACCCGAAACCTGTACAAGTATTTCAACATACATCGGCACAGATGCAGCCCAATGATGCAGAAGCATCGCCTATCCCAATTCCCGCTAAAGATAACGAAAGACCTAGCAGTGCCTCCAGAAGTACCGCATTCAAAGTGATTTCTGCACACCGTCAAAACCACAGTCACGATCACGACCGCCCCCATTCCTTTTCCCGTCTGGAGAGCTTAACACTGCATCAATATTCTCCTCAGCCATTGGAAAAGCAACGATTAGAAGACTTCCTGACTGGGCTAGGTTCCTCGCTGCTTCGTGCGAAAGGTTATTGTGTGCTTCCGCATGAGGGTACAATGCTTTTGCAATTCTCAGGAAGTCACTTGGAATGGCAGCCCACCGCACTTCCGGTGAGCCAGGGATATGTCACACTCATTGGAGAGCAGCTTGACAAAGCGTCCATTACCGAGCAATGGGAACAGTGCTTCGTTTCGCTGTAGTCGACAGATTCGGCTCGAAATGAAATTTCCCTCCAAAATGTCTACGAAATTAAATTATAAAAGGCTGTTCCTTTGACCTTTAAAAGTCATGGAACAGCCTTTTTTTGTAACTATCATAAATTTGCATATACGCAGTATATACCTTATAGGATGTTATGTTGAATGATGGGAAAATAAAAAAAAGCCGTCGAGGCATTCTCGACGACCTGAGTACGACTTGCAGAGTCATACTATTAATTGCTTGGCGGCGTCCTACTCTCCCAGGACCCTGCGGTCCAAGTACCATCGGCGCTGGAGGGCTTAACGGTCGTGTTCGGGATGGGTACGTGTGGAACCCCTCCGCTATCGCCACCAAACATGAATTTGCCTCGCAAATTCCTTCGTAAGGTTATTCGGTTCATCACAGATTGTGTGAATGAATCGCCATACGCTTGTCGTATGTACTTCTACATACCTTCAAGGTGTTACACCCTGAAAACTGGATCCGAAACTCATTGCGTCTTGTCTTTAGGATAAGCCCTCGACCGATTAGTATTGGTCAGCTCCATGCATTACTGCACTTCCACCCCCAACCTATCTACCTCGTCGTCTTCAAGGGGTCTTACTAATTGGGAAATCTCATCTTGAGGGGGGCTTCACGCTTAGATGCTTTCAGCGCTTATCCCTTCCGTACATAGCTACCCAGCGGTGCTCCTGGCGGAACAACTGGTACACCAGCGGTACGTCCATCCCGGTCCTCTCGTACTAAGGACAGCTCCTCTCAAATTTCCTACGCCCACGACAGATAGGGACCGAACTGTCTCACGACGTTCTGAACCCAGCTCGCGTACCGCTTTAATGGGCGAACAGCCCAACCCTTGGGACCTACTTCAGCCCCAGGATGCGATGAGCCGACATCGAGGTGCCAAACCTCCCCGTCGATGTGGACTCTTGGGGGAGATAAGCCTGTTATCCCCAGGGTAGCTTTTATCCGTTGAGCGATGGCCCTTCCATGCGGTACCACCGGATCACTAAGCCCGACTTTCGTCCCTGCTCGACTTGTAGGTCTCGCAGTCAAGCTCCCTTCTGCCTTTGCACTCTTCGAATGATTTCCAACCATTCTGAGGGAACCTTGGGGCGCCTCCGTTACTCTTTAGGAGGCGACCGCCCCAGTCAAACTGCCCACCTGACACTGTCCTCGCACCGGATCACGGTACCAAGTTAGAACCTAGATACGATCAGGGTGGTATCCCAAGGATGCCTCCCCTCAAGCTGGCGCTCAAGGCTCTACGGCTCCCACCTATCCTGTACAGATCGTACCCAAATTCAATATCAAGCTGCAGTAAAGCTCCATGGGGTCTTTCCGTCTTGTCGCGGGTAACCTGCATCTTCACAGGTATTAAAATTTCACCGGATCTCTCGTTGAGACAGCGCCCAAGTCGTTACGCCATTCGTGCGGGTCAGAATTTACCTGACAAGGAATTTCGCTACCTTAGGACCGTTATAGTTACGGCCGCCGTTTACTGGGGCTTCGGTTCATAGCTTCGCTCTTGCGAGCTTACCACTCCCCTTAACCTTCCAGCACCGGGCAGGCGTCAGCCCGTATACTTCGCCTTGCGGCTTCGCACAGACCTGTGTTTTTGCTAAACAGTCGCTTGGGCCTTTTCACTGCGGCCCCCTCGGGCTATTCACCCTACCGAGGCACCCCTTCTCCCGAAGTTACGGGGTCATTTTGCCGAGTTCCTTAACGAGAGTTCTTCCGCGCGCCTTAGAATTCTCTTCTCGCCTACCTGTGTCGGTTTGCGGTACGGGCACCTTCTCCTGGCTAGAGGCTTTTCTTGGCAGTCTGAGATCATGACCTTCGCTACTATAATTTTCGCTCCCCATCACAGCCCAGCCTTACGATGTGCGGATTTGCCTACACATCAGCCTCACTGCTTAGACGGACATCCATCAGTCCGCGTCACTACCCTACTGCGTCACCCCATCGCTCATAGCGGATTACGGTGGTACAGGAATTTCCACCTGTTGTCCTTCGACTACGCCTATCGGCCTCGCCTTAGGTCCCGACTTACCCTGAGCGGACGAACCTTCCTCAGGAACCCTTAGGCTTTCGGCGGATCTGATTCTCACAGATCTTTTCGTTACTCATACCGGCATTCTCACTTGAATGCAGTCCAGCGCTCCTTCCGGTACACCTTCAACCCGCATTCAACGCTCCCCTACCCCTGATGCAAAAGCATCAAGCCATAGCTTCGGTGGTGTGTTTAGCCCCGTTACATTTTCGGCGCAGAGTCACTCGACCAGTGAGCTATTACGCACTCTTTCAATGGTGGCTGCTTCTA
This window of the Paenibacillus polymyxa genome carries:
- a CDS encoding ABC transporter ATP-binding protein, with translation MNIEVECVTFSIHDKRLIDGISLQVKTGELVGLIGPNGSGKSTLLKNMYRVLRPDSGLVTLDGQDLLRMKYKETARQMAVVSQDAPQTFDFSVRDIVLMGRHPHKKLLEADTVFDHELVEQALERVGMNAQADQGFATLSGGEKQRVLIARALAGQAKFLILDEPTNHLDIRYQLQILDLVKTLQITALAALHDLNLAACYCDRLYVLKEGKVVASGITENVLQPDLLRSVFGVETEIRIHPKTGKPSITFLPDSLRGGDHL
- a CDS encoding FecCD family ABC transporter permease; the encoded protein is MISRTNSVYSSKPHSRADLAGKPPWRFTTILLLLTAGLVLSVTLAVMLGPVAVAPGTVWRIALSHLPWLDQWIPVTWTKPEQYIVWEIRFPRVLLGVVVGAGLAVTGAAIQALIRNSLADPYILGVSSGASVTATLVIVFGAFGFLGRLTLPISAFIGSLAAMLMVFALARVAGRISTTRLLLAGVAVSMMLSAVTSFIVTMAPNEKGIRDAMYWMMGSLAGAQWDTLFIPSLIIAVGTAVLLTRCRSLNALLTGEEAAVTLGVNVQAFRVLLVVVASLLTGAVVSVSGSIGFVGLMIPHIVRLIVGSDHRRVLPVSLLSGAIFVVWADVCARLVLAPQELPIGIVTAVCGGPFFVWLLRRSSYSFGGEK
- a CDS encoding CobW family GTP-binding protein yields the protein MIPIVVLSGFLGSGKTTLLQHALAYYKEQGLKPAILMNELGDVNLDGSLVNDQAPMKEMLSGCICCTIRGDLGVELMNLAEEYKPDVIIVECTGVANPMEIVDAVTDASIYSSMVLQSVITVVDARQFLDFSLGSERSKSFRLMQDQLRCASKLIINKTDLLAAGELQKVQALVKELNPYALTVSTERSDVDLGAFFSIQGEKRMDVSRQKESTVDIANDHQHAEAHFHTYGHDDHTGHHPHDYHEPEHHDHEHEHGEHYHSYDHVVVHTYFFGQPVSRFEFEQLFRSLPAEIYRAKGIVRFLESEGQMMFQFAYRELEIIPIRPQKPVNDVAVIMGENFSASEIGERLKKLEAAAKPLASS
- a CDS encoding permease, encoding MKNSTLLKMLPFMIPFAFLIPVLITLSPQWLRLLDIGQLQSLKTVFMGIFLEAVPFLLIGVLVSSLLQWLVPETWIRKIAPAHPVSGVLLASLLGMLFPICECGMIPVVRQLMLKGMPAYMGITFILSGPIINPVVLAATMMAFPSHPEVTVVRMGLAFVVSATIGLIIYAFVRVHPLKRSLLSFNQQKQNNQTHRHNRTWRGFFVHAGDEFLDMSKYLVIGALLTACIQAFIPRDEMLSLSNGTAGSYAFMMGFAYVLSLCSTSDAFVATAFSHTFTLGPLAAFLVLGPMLDFKGTLMLLSTFRTKFVVILGLLIILLVLMGSIATEWLLGR
- a CDS encoding TIGR03943 family putative permease subunit, giving the protein MNSTFSIRCQYGMRSLLMIGLAAYIITLHRTSALHYYLAPHMQKLLLLCPVPLIFIALAMAWHVIVGSRDGEDVCDCEHPLPQSWFKKTLVYGMLLIPLLFGSLLPNQALGSDMAAKKGMSFTYPNPDIRRKTDIQTTNTPAASLLSTPSFTPTSLPLKGKWSQEALDKLFVPPDEYNVEFAELAKRLYQQPIIQIHPEIFSETIGAIELYKHAFQGKKVQVTGFVYKDDNLPGKGLFAVGRFLVMCCTADAMPFGIIVQSQNPPSFDKDTWVTIEGTLHATQKDNAPVLEIRSDKITTVKQPESPYVYTQADSVATYDRLNTAH
- a CDS encoding CobW family GTP-binding protein, with the protein product MMNKVPVILISGFLGSGKTTLLLRLLAYTRQIPLRAAVLMNEMGEYDVDSAIISEEMPDVTVEGLLEGCICCSKRNELAGALHTLLSQEPDVIFMETTGVANPEQVLEELRSPLLADRLYLVHGISVVDAELFHEYNSRFTADKELVRTLHGQLRSAEFIVVNKTDVASSREVAKVVKNIRKLNDTAKLQTTEYSRIDLEPLLEPVLTSVWVDPKPVQVFQHTSAQMQPNDAEASPIPIPAKDNERPSSASRSTAFKVISAHRQNHSHDHDRPHSFSRLESLTLHQYSPQPLEKQRLEDFLTGLGSSLLRAKGYCVLPHEGTMLLQFSGSHLEWQPTALPVSQGYVTLIGEQLDKASITEQWEQCFVSL